In the genome of Ancylomarina subtilis, one region contains:
- a CDS encoding UDP-N-acetylmuramate--L-alanine ligase, translating to MRVHFIAIGGAAMHNLALALHKKGFKVSGSDDEIFDPSKSRLEKYGLLPEEWGWFPNKITSDIDAIILGMHARIDNPELLKAKELGLKIYSYPEYIYEQTKDKTRVVIGGSHGKTTTTSMIMHVLKCNQIDFDYMVGAQIEGFDTMVKLSEDAKIAVFEGDEYLASPIDPRPKFHLYHPHIALLTGIAWDHINVFPTFENYLSQFETFINFIKPGGSLIYFENDQHIAKMVQKKRDDISYRPYKSHPHKVDNGISSLITKNGEFELSIFGEHNLQNLQGAYLICKELGLSDEQFYSSIKSFGGAAKRLQKLAQNKQTIVYQDFAHSPSKLEATTQAVKNQFPDRKLIACMELHTFSSLKEEFLPEYNGSMSFADVAMVYFNPKTVEHKKLTPITIQQVQEAFGGDNLKVYTDSQVLLTDLMQLNFEKTNLLLMSSGNFSGLNLKEVADKIIMKA from the coding sequence ATGCGAGTACATTTTATTGCCATTGGCGGAGCTGCTATGCACAATCTGGCGCTTGCCCTACACAAAAAAGGATTTAAGGTTTCAGGATCAGATGATGAAATATTTGACCCTTCGAAAAGTCGATTGGAAAAATACGGTTTGCTCCCTGAAGAATGGGGCTGGTTTCCAAACAAAATTACATCAGATATTGACGCCATCATTTTAGGCATGCATGCCAGAATTGATAACCCCGAACTACTAAAAGCAAAAGAACTGGGGCTAAAAATCTACTCATACCCGGAATACATCTACGAACAAACCAAGGACAAAACCCGCGTTGTGATTGGCGGATCACATGGCAAAACGACCACCACATCGATGATTATGCATGTTTTAAAGTGCAATCAGATCGACTTTGATTATATGGTTGGAGCGCAAATAGAAGGCTTTGACACCATGGTAAAACTCAGTGAAGATGCAAAGATCGCTGTTTTCGAAGGAGACGAATACCTCGCCTCGCCTATCGATCCTCGTCCGAAATTCCATCTCTATCACCCGCATATTGCTCTGTTGACTGGTATTGCATGGGATCATATCAATGTCTTTCCTACCTTCGAAAACTACTTAAGTCAATTCGAGACCTTCATCAACTTTATTAAACCTGGTGGTAGCCTCATCTATTTTGAAAACGATCAGCATATTGCTAAGATGGTTCAAAAGAAAAGAGATGACATCTCATACAGACCTTACAAGTCGCACCCCCACAAAGTGGATAATGGCATCAGTTCATTAATTACAAAAAATGGCGAGTTTGAATTATCAATCTTTGGCGAACACAATCTCCAAAACCTACAAGGGGCCTACCTAATCTGCAAGGAATTAGGTCTAAGTGACGAGCAATTTTATTCCTCGATAAAAAGTTTTGGAGGAGCAGCCAAACGTTTACAAAAATTAGCCCAAAACAAACAGACCATCGTTTATCAGGATTTTGCCCACTCGCCTTCTAAACTTGAAGCCACGACCCAAGCTGTGAAAAATCAGTTTCCTGACAGAAAGCTTATTGCCTGTATGGAACTTCACACATTCAGTAGTTTGAAAGAAGAGTTTCTGCCTGAATACAATGGCAGCATGTCATTTGCAGATGTTGCCATGGTATATTTCAACCCCAAAACAGTTGAACACAAAAAATTGACACCCATCACCATTCAACAGGTTCAAGAAGCATTTGGCGGCGATAACTTGAAAGTTTATACGGACTCTCAAGTTTTATTAACAGATTTAATGCAATTAAACTTCGAAAAAACGAATCTCCTTCTAATGAGCTCTGGCAACTTTTCCGGTTTAAACCTAAAAGAAGTCGCTGATAAAATTATCATGAAGGCATAA
- the upp gene encoding uracil phosphoribosyltransferase, protein MVHTIGDNNSLFNQFIAEIRDVNVQNDPLRFRRNLERVGEIFAYEISKTFNYSEKDVQTPLGTAKMNLPEDEVVVASILRAGLPLHNGLLNYFDRSENAFISAYRKYNEKGEFEIKFEYISSPSIDGKVVILADPMLATGSSMELAYKALFTKGTPKHVHIVSVIASAEGVEFVKEKLAGENITLWMGAIDPELNSKSYIVPGCGDAGDLAFGAKL, encoded by the coding sequence ATGGTGCATACTATTGGGGACAACAATTCCCTTTTCAACCAATTTATAGCTGAAATTCGCGACGTAAATGTTCAAAACGATCCTTTACGATTCAGAAGAAACCTAGAAAGAGTAGGTGAAATCTTTGCTTATGAAATCAGCAAAACTTTTAATTACTCTGAAAAAGACGTTCAAACGCCACTTGGAACTGCAAAAATGAATCTTCCTGAAGATGAAGTTGTGGTTGCTTCTATCCTTAGAGCGGGTTTACCATTACACAATGGCCTGTTAAACTACTTTGATCGTTCAGAAAATGCTTTCATTTCAGCTTACCGTAAGTATAACGAAAAGGGTGAATTCGAGATTAAGTTCGAGTACATTTCATCTCCTTCTATCGATGGGAAAGTTGTTATTTTAGCTGATCCTATGCTTGCTACTGGTTCATCAATGGAATTAGCTTACAAAGCTTTATTCACCAAAGGAACACCTAAGCATGTACACATTGTATCCGTTATTGCAAGTGCTGAAGGAGTTGAATTTGTGAAAGAAAAACTTGCCGGAGAGAATATTACACTTTGGATGGGAGCTATCGATCCAGAATTGAACTCAAAATCGTACATTGTTCCAGGTTGTGGTGATGCCGGCGATTTAGCTTTTGGTGCAAAACTATAA
- a CDS encoding S41 family peptidase has translation MKVFKKKGILIMLAAILFCSGAFYGFNRDEKNFEISKNLNIYHTLFRELNMFYVDEIDAGDLIKKSMDAMLASLDPYTTYIPESEMEDFKLMTTGEYAGIGSLISKHGDDIIVAEPYKDLPADKAGLKAGDIFVEINGIKIDKKETADVSNLLKGQANMPLTIKIRRPGVDKLIEKEVVRAEIQLKSVPYHGMLEDSIGYINLNQFTNKAAGEVRNALRELEEQHAKSIILDLRGNPGGLLDQAVDIVNLFVAKGESIVSTKGKVSQWDKDYKAEKVPMDTDIPIAVLVSRGSASASEIVSGAIQDLDRGVIVGQRTFGKGLVQTTRNLSYNSKLKVTTAKYYIPSGRCIQALDYTHRNKDGSVGKVPDTLISEFKTKNGRIVRDGGGILPDVKVDLDLYSSLSVGLIRKFKIFDYATLYANKHSEIADATSFEISDEDYEDFKQFLKAEKFEYESESTEILEALKKAAKEEKYFKIAEEEFDHITAKLTPNLDRDLNMFEKEIKTLLAHEIVKRYQYQTGGILYALRDDKVLKEAMNTLKDHQKYKEILKK, from the coding sequence ATGAAGGTATTTAAGAAGAAAGGAATCCTGATAATGTTGGCTGCCATACTCTTTTGTAGTGGGGCTTTTTATGGATTCAACAGGGACGAAAAGAATTTCGAAATCAGTAAGAATCTAAACATTTATCATACTCTTTTTAGAGAGCTAAATATGTTTTATGTTGATGAGATTGATGCTGGTGATCTGATTAAAAAAAGTATGGATGCTATGCTTGCATCTCTTGATCCGTATACAACCTATATTCCGGAGTCTGAAATGGAAGATTTTAAGTTGATGACAACGGGCGAGTATGCTGGAATTGGATCATTAATCAGTAAGCATGGGGATGATATTATTGTTGCTGAACCATATAAGGATCTTCCCGCAGATAAAGCAGGCCTAAAGGCGGGTGATATATTTGTTGAGATTAATGGGATTAAAATCGATAAAAAGGAAACAGCTGATGTTAGCAATCTTCTGAAAGGTCAGGCTAACATGCCACTTACCATTAAGATTCGTCGTCCGGGTGTGGATAAGTTGATTGAAAAAGAGGTTGTTCGAGCTGAAATTCAATTAAAATCGGTTCCTTATCATGGGATGCTGGAGGATTCAATTGGTTATATCAATTTGAATCAGTTCACCAATAAGGCGGCCGGTGAAGTTAGAAATGCTTTACGTGAATTAGAGGAGCAGCACGCAAAATCAATTATTCTTGACTTGAGAGGTAACCCAGGGGGCTTATTGGATCAAGCAGTTGATATTGTTAATCTTTTTGTTGCCAAGGGTGAAAGTATTGTCAGTACAAAAGGAAAAGTCAGCCAGTGGGATAAAGACTATAAAGCAGAGAAAGTTCCTATGGATACTGATATTCCAATCGCTGTTCTTGTTAGTAGAGGGTCGGCTTCGGCATCTGAAATTGTTTCAGGGGCTATTCAGGATTTAGACAGAGGTGTGATTGTTGGGCAACGCACCTTTGGGAAAGGGCTTGTACAGACAACTCGTAATTTAAGCTATAACTCAAAGTTGAAGGTTACAACAGCAAAGTATTATATTCCAAGTGGAAGATGTATTCAAGCATTGGATTATACCCATCGAAATAAAGATGGGAGTGTAGGGAAAGTACCTGATACGCTTATTAGCGAGTTTAAAACCAAAAATGGACGTATTGTTCGTGACGGAGGGGGTATTCTGCCAGATGTGAAAGTTGATCTTGATCTGTATAGCAGCTTGTCGGTTGGTTTAATTCGCAAGTTCAAGATCTTCGATTACGCAACACTTTATGCCAATAAGCATTCTGAGATTGCAGATGCGACTTCTTTTGAGATTTCAGATGAAGATTATGAAGATTTTAAGCAGTTTTTGAAAGCGGAAAAATTTGAATATGAATCAGAAAGTACAGAAATTTTAGAAGCACTTAAAAAGGCCGCAAAAGAGGAAAAATATTTTAAGATAGCAGAGGAAGAGTTTGACCATATAACGGCGAAATTGACTCCAAATCTTGATCGCGACTTGAATATGTTTGAAAAAGAGATTAAGACTCTCCTGGCACATGAAATTGTGAAGCGATACCAATATCAAACCGGAGGAATCTTGTATGCACTTCGTGATGATAAGGTTTTAAAAGAAGCAATGAATACGCTCAAGGATCATCAGAAATATAAAGAGATATTAAAAAAATAG